Proteins from one Monodelphis domestica isolate mMonDom1 chromosome 6, mMonDom1.pri, whole genome shotgun sequence genomic window:
- the LOC100024996 gene encoding putative olfactory receptor 5AK3 has protein sequence MTQKNSTMITEFILLGFNIRQDLQNVLCLMFFFVYITSLVGNVGMILLIKFDSHLHTPMYFFLQHLAFVDLCYTSAITPKMLQNFLISHKSISFSGCLIQLLVYATFSTVDCYLLAAMALDRYVAICNPLHYQVVMSQRACIQLVVGSYVIGTLNASIHTGFTFSLFFCNSNTINHFFCDVPPLLALSCSRININVLLLIGCVGFNLIITLLVVFFSYVYILSAILRMRSATGKRKAFSTCASHLTAVTIFYGTLAYMYLQPSSSESEENDKIASLFYGIIIPMLNPLIYSLRNKEVKEALKMMGKTYLICRF, from the coding sequence ATGACTCAGAAAAACAGCACCATGATAACTGAATTCATCCTGCTGGGATTTAATATCAGACAAGACCTGCAGAATGTCCTGTGCcttatgtttttctttgtctACATCACATCTCTAGTGGGCAATGTGGGTATGATTCTGCTCATCAAGTTTGACTCCCACCTTCACACCCCCATGTACTTTTTCCTCCAACACTTGGCATTTGTTGATCTCTGTTACACCTCTGCCATCACTCCAAAGATGTTGCAAAACTTTCTGATTTCCCACAAGTCTATCTCATTCTCAGGATGTCTGATCCAGTTATTAGTTTATGCTACATTTTCTACGGTCGATTGTTACCTTCTTGCTGCCATGGCCCTAGACCGCTATGTGGCCATTTGTAACCCCCTGCACTACCAAGTGGTCATGTCGCAGAGGGCCTGCATCCAGCTGGTTGTTGGGTCTTATGTTATAGGAACTCTGAATGCTTCCATCCATACAggttttactttttctctcttcttctgtaaTTCCAACACCATCAATCACTTTTTCTGTGATGTGCCCCCACTCCTGGCCCTTTCTTGTTCCAGAATTAATATCAATGTCTTGTTATTAATTGGCTGTGTGGGCTTCAACCTGATAATCACATTGCTGGTTGTGTTCTTCTCTTATGTTTACATACTGTCCGCCATATTGAGGATGCGTTCTGCTACAGGGAAACGCAAGGCCTTCTCCACTTGTGCCTCTCATCTGACAGCTGTCACGATTTTCTATGGGACTCTTGCTTACATGTATTTACAGCCTTCTTCCAGTGAGTCTGAGGAGAATGATAAAATAGCCTCTCTGTTTTATGGCATCATCATCCCCATGCTAAACCCTCTAATCTATAGCCTGAGGAACAAGGAGGTCAAAGAGGCCTTGAAAATGATGGGCAAGACTTACTTAATATGCAGGTTCTGA